The following nucleotide sequence is from Cucumis melo cultivar AY chromosome 1, USDA_Cmelo_AY_1.0, whole genome shotgun sequence.
TCCTTGTtttcaaacttttctttttttaaagatttatgTACTAAACAGAGTGTTGAATAGTTTTTCCAATTACATTTCTGttggatatttttattttatattagtAAAATAATTTAGGCATTTGTATGTAGTTGAAGCTGACGAGTAACTCCGACGTCGTTTTTGTCAATTTTCCCGTCTTTAGAAAACTTCCATAGCAAACTACCAAAAAGCCCCTCCATGTCTTCCAAGGTCTTCCCTTGGGTCTCGGGAAAAACAACGTAGAAAAACAGCCAAGAAATGGCAGCAATTCCAGCATAAAGGAAAAAGGCTCCACCGATAGTAATAGCCTTGGTGAGGGACAAAAACGTCATCGTGATAACCCCACTCGTAACTCTGTTCACAATCACTCCCACACTCGCCCCCTGAGCCCGTAGCTTCAAAGGAAATATCTCCGAACTATAAACCCACGCGATGGGTCCCATTCCAATAGAAAAAAACGCCACGTCACACAACACCATTGCAATACACAACCCAACCGCCCACCTCAGCTTCACCTCCTCATTTTGTTGAATTACCGTTAACCCGAATCCCAACGTCACAAGCGATACCATCTTCCCGGCTACACTTGTGAGGAGCAACGGCCGCCGTCCCACTCGGTCCAGCAGGAAAGTCGCTACTAGGATGAAGACGGTTTTTGAGAATCCAACGGCCACCGTCGCCAGTAGTTTTTCCGAATCTGATTTGATTCCGGCATTTTCGAAGATTCTTGGGCTGTAGAGAACGACGGAGTCGATGCCGGAGGCTTGTTGGAAGAAATGGAGTCCGACGGCTGCGATTAAGACGTGGCGGACGGAGGGGGTTGGGTGGAGGAAGAGGTCTTTCCAAACGCCTTTCCCGTGGGTGGTCTGTTTTGGGATGGGAACGATGTCGGCGGTGGAATCGAGGGGGATTTTGGCGGCGGATTTGATGTCGGCGAGTCTTTGTTGAGATTCTTGGATGGAATCGGAGGTTTTGTCGAGTACTTTTTTAGCTTTTCCGACTTGGCCTTGCATGACAAGCCAACGTGGGGATTCTGGCATCACTAAAACCACGACGGCCAGGAATATTGAAGGGAATACGCCGATTCCGAGCATAAATCGCCAGCCCAGATGAAGTGGAAGTTTTGAGAAGGCGAAATTTGAAATGTATCCCAACATTACTCCGAAATTTATGAATACCTGAGAAGAATGGGAAGAAGATTGATTATTAGAAATGGTTAACTAATGAATCACTCCTTTGCATGACTTTATTACTTTTACTCAAgattacatatatattatttttaaccCTAGTTTTTGTTTTGCTATTTAAGTTTGAAAATGTGTTGATAGTTTAATTTTAGTCTTCATACTTTCcgatataattaattaatgttacaattttacttttgatttagatatttaagttttgtttttaatttgggTTTTAGATTTATCTTTCTAACCTTCGTTTTTCTAACAGACAAACAAAGGAACGGACTAAGAAGACCTGTCGACTGTCGTGCATGCTACAACCACCGAACGGAACATTTCCAAAAACAACAACCGAACAATGCTAAGTCGGAAAAATCAGAGAACAAAAATAAATACACTGGTCGAATGCTTCCCTTAGCCCAATAAATACGTTTTTGAATTGCCATGCATCATGAGGTGTTTAGTTTTTGAATTGCCATCCACAACCCACCAATCTCTCGAGACCCCTGCAAGACCCAACTCCTCGCCCTAGAAAAAACTCCCCTACCTAATTACCCAATTCACAGGTGTTTCACCCCTAAACTCCCCACACACACCTTACCACGCAAAGTAAATACTCAATTTTACGTTATGCTGATGTCTTTTAATTTTAAGAtgattatatatgaaataaGATGTTAATTAAAGTAAATTTAATAGTTACAAGGAAATAATTAATGAAGCTTAATTagttataattcttttttagtTATGTTTTAGTATGACATTAACACTAAAGACATTAAcagaaaagacaaaaaataataatgacaTTAACACTACAGACAAAGAAAATGAGTGTCACAAAAGAAAATCAtagttaaaaatataaatattgaaatttatacctcaaaaatccaaaaattaaaaataataataataataaaaaagaatcgtaacattttcatttttaaaattaaaaattcaaatcaaactTTAAATTAAAAGTGTCACTTTACATATCCTAAGAACTCAATGAAATTTGTTCAAAAGGTTATTTTCCCTAAAATTTATATTGGGATTCTCCCCATTTCTGTTAAACATGGTTAAACATCATAACAACCTTTTTAAACCCTATTTGTTAAGATGAAGTTTGGTAATCATTGTCGATCAAGTTTGATAAtcagtttaatttttttaaaattaagtataTTTCTTTCTCATGTCTTAccatgatttatttattttttaaatacaatgACTGAATTCttagttaattttaaaaacaaaatcaatttttttatttttctttttgtttgtaaattttggtttgattttttaaaccATAAATAGAATGTACATATaaccaaaaaagaaattgaagaaacAAAATGATTATCAAACGGAACTTAGggtatggtttttttttttaaactttta
It contains:
- the LOC103489606 gene encoding polyol transporter 5, which encodes MTYNRDEEAPPPTPKKPKRNKYAFMCAILASMASILLGYDVGVMSGAAIYIKKDFEITDVQEEVMIGVINLYALIGAAAAGRTSDWIGRRYTMVLAGVIFFLGAVLMGFATNYGFLMFGRFVAGIGVGYALMISPVYTAEVSPASSRGFLTSFPEVFINFGVMLGYISNFAFSKLPLHLGWRFMLGIGVFPSIFLAVVVLVMPESPRWLVMQGQVGKAKKVLDKTSDSIQESQQRLADIKSAAKIPLDSTADIVPIPKQTTHGKGVWKDLFLHPTPSVRHVLIAAVGLHFFQQASGIDSVVLYSPRIFENAGIKSDSEKLLATVAVGFSKTVFILVATFLLDRVGRRPLLLTSVAGKMVSLVTLGFGLTVIQQNEEVKLRWAVGLCIAMVLCDVAFFSIGMGPIAWVYSSEIFPLKLRAQGASVGVIVNRVTSGVITMTFLSLTKAITIGGAFFLYAGIAAISWLFFYVVFPETQGKTLEDMEGLFGSLLWKFSKDGKIDKNDVGVTRQLQLHTNA